A genomic window from Salvia hispanica cultivar TCC Black 2014 chromosome 5, UniMelb_Shisp_WGS_1.0, whole genome shotgun sequence includes:
- the LOC125187180 gene encoding uncharacterized protein LOC125187180 isoform X1: MDDELERRRLLHHPLLSPSATATAASSPLDDDDDNNINLISSNSAIFSRLFLVAIIAAVSVWANFEASRGFAITAASESSDAFLASRFRLFYVSNDGAARAAIKASDAIEKLLFSDSDAAKKPIRSIEIKLVDRNFTGNVAAAELAGDRDRFAIRVSSSVMRGADFDREMARAIRRGVARVWLWDGGGHAPRSVVSGIVEYLVDPAIGDAAEAFEASAACFDAGNPRSVADLLRRRPGSVGRLNRAMKEGWSDEKLGGALGLPAERLCATSVYEPLRYKSSSV, translated from the coding sequence ATGGACGACGAGCTCGAGCGGCGCCGCCTCCTCCACCATCCACTTCTCTCCCcctccgccaccgccaccgcaGCCTCCTCACCTCTCGACGATGACGACGACAACAACATCAATCTCATCTCCTCAAATTCCGCCATATTTTCCCGCCTTTTTCTGGTGGCGATCATCGCCGCCGTCTCCGTTTGGGCGAATTTCGAAGCCTCCAGAGGCTTCGCGATAACCGCAGCCAGCGAATCGTCCGACGCATTCCTCGCGAGCAGATTCAGGCTCTTCTACGTCTCCAACGACGGAGCCGCGCGCGCGGCGATCAAGGCGAGCGACGCGATCGAGAAGCTCCTCTTCTCCGATTCCGACGCCGCCAAAAAGCCGATCAGGAGCATCGAGATCAAATTAGTCGATCGGAACTTCACCGGTAACGTCGCCGCAGCCGAATTGGCCGGCGATCGGGACCGATTCGCGATCCGCGTGAGCTCCTCGGTCATGAGAGGCGCGGATTTCGATCGCGAAATGGCTCGGGCGATCAGGCGCGGCGTGGCGCGCGTCTGGCTGTGGGACGGCGGAGGCCACGCGCCGAGGAGCGTGGTGAGCGGCATTGTTGAATATTTGGTCGATCCGGCGATTGGCGACGCGGCGGAGGCGTTCGAGGCCTCCGCCGCGTGTTTCGACGCCGGAAATCCTAGATCGGTGGCGGATCTGCTTCGGCGCAGGCCTGGATCGGTCGGGAGGTTGAACCGAGCTATGAAGGAAGGGTGGAGCGATGAGAAATTGGGCGGCGCGTTGGGTTTGCCGGCTGAGAGACTGTGTGCCACTTCCGTTTACGAGCCGTTAAGGTACAAATCCTCCAGCGTGTAG
- the LOC125187180 gene encoding uncharacterized protein LOC125187180 isoform X2, whose protein sequence is MDDELERRRLLHHPLLSPSATATAASSPLDDDDDNNINLISSNSAIFSRLFLVAIIAAVSVWANFEASRGFAITAASESSDAFLASRFRLFYVSNDGAARAAIKASDAIEKLLFSDSDAAKKPIRSIEIKLVDRNFTGNVAAAELAGDRDRFAIRVSSSVMRGADFDREMARAIRRGVARVWLWDGGGHAPRSVVSGIVEYLVDPPRVSTPEILDRWRICFGAGLDRSGG, encoded by the exons ATGGACGACGAGCTCGAGCGGCGCCGCCTCCTCCACCATCCACTTCTCTCCCcctccgccaccgccaccgcaGCCTCCTCACCTCTCGACGATGACGACGACAACAACATCAATCTCATCTCCTCAAATTCCGCCATATTTTCCCGCCTTTTTCTGGTGGCGATCATCGCCGCCGTCTCCGTTTGGGCGAATTTCGAAGCCTCCAGAGGCTTCGCGATAACCGCAGCCAGCGAATCGTCCGACGCATTCCTCGCGAGCAGATTCAGGCTCTTCTACGTCTCCAACGACGGAGCCGCGCGCGCGGCGATCAAGGCGAGCGACGCGATCGAGAAGCTCCTCTTCTCCGATTCCGACGCCGCCAAAAAGCCGATCAGGAGCATCGAGATCAAATTAGTCGATCGGAACTTCACCGGTAACGTCGCCGCAGCCGAATTGGCCGGCGATCGGGACCGATTCGCGATCCGCGTGAGCTCCTCGGTCATGAGAGGCGCGGATTTCGATCGCGAAATGGCTCGGGCGATCAGGCGCGGCGTGGCGCGCGTCTGGCTGTGGGACGGCGGAGGCCACGCGCCGAGGAGCGTGGTGAGCGGCATTGTTGAATATTTGGTCGA TCCGCCGCGTGTTTCGACGCCGGAAATCCTAGATCGGTGGCGGATCTGCTTCGGCGCAGGCCTGGATCGGTCGGGAGGTTGA
- the LOC125190927 gene encoding glucan endo-1,3-beta-glucosidase 12-like — MGRRRVTIHCFTFIHMAALLLLSSGSSSKLPDHIKLQESFKISTKQMDITTPITTVPTANNPFPTITTNPILNPTDLTPTTMNPNNPQMTTNSPTPSGRSWCIATSSVSQAALQLALDYACGHGGADCSPIQQGRGCYTPNTLRHHASFAFNSYYQRNPIPTSCNFGGAAVTTSTDPSYDTCKFPSISTSSSMLNITNSSGSRVFGGGRPVAPASSAAARQSCIPCFHYIVAYLIAIILGLL; from the exons atgggaagaagaagagtaaCCATTCACTGCTTCACATTCATTCACATGGCTGCTCTTCTGCTGCTCTCTTCAG GTTCAAGCTCCAAATTACCAGATCACATCAAACTTCAAGAATCATTCAAAATCTCCACTAAACAAATGGACATAACAACCCCAATCACAACAGTTCCAACTGCAAACAACCCTTTCCCAACAATAACAACAAATCCAATCCTAAATCCAACTGATTTAACCCCCACCACAATGAACCCTAACAATCCACAAATGACCACAAACTCACCCACTCCCTCGGGCCGGAGCTGGTGCATCGCCACCTCCTCCGTCTCCCAAGCCGCGCTGCAGCTAGCCCTCGACTACGCCTGTGGCCATGGGGGAGCCGACTGCTCCCCCATCCAGCAAGGCAGGGGGTGTTACACCCCCAACACGCTTCGCCACCACGCCTCCTTCGCCTTTAACTCCTACTACCAAAGGAATCCCATCCCTACTAGCTGCAACTTTGGTGGCGCCGCTGTCACCACCAGCACTGATCCAA GTTATGATACATGCAAATTTCCATCAATTAG CACAAGTTCATCTATGTTGAATATAACTAACTCAAGTGGATCTAGAGTTTTTGGAGGCGGTCGGCCGGTCGCTCCGGCTAGTTCAGCAGCTGCTAGACAGAGTTGCATCCCCTGTTTTCACTACATAGTAGCCTATTTGATTGCTATAATATTAGGTTTATTATGA